A single genomic interval of Aureliella helgolandensis harbors:
- a CDS encoding ROK family protein, giving the protein MSFSQPIISLTEAEAPFFWGVDIGGTNIKVGLVDERGRTLAFQSIHTDPSTKPHVACLRIAETCRSLAANIALPFDSIARGCLGAPGPICLKRGMLLNPTNLPEWHQFPIQQAVAEAVGTDFSFINDANAAAFGEFWVGSGVDAESLVLLTLGTGVGGGIISSGNLINGSNSFGSELGHVVVDSRPDARLCSWGGGRGQLEAYASASAVALRAREAVAEGVQTSLSEIGMQGDPLSAKDVYLAAVAGDPFALSLIDDTARYLGIGITCAVHTVDPGLVVLGGAMNFGGHECAVGGRFLQGISDEFKSRTFENVFHGTRIAFASLGGDAGYIGAAGIARQDYLAT; this is encoded by the coding sequence ATGTCTTTTAGTCAGCCCATAATCTCACTTACCGAGGCGGAAGCCCCCTTTTTCTGGGGCGTCGATATAGGAGGCACCAACATCAAAGTTGGGTTGGTCGATGAGCGGGGACGCACCCTTGCCTTCCAGAGCATCCACACGGATCCCAGCACAAAGCCTCATGTCGCCTGCCTCCGTATCGCCGAAACGTGTCGATCGCTGGCGGCCAACATTGCATTGCCCTTCGATTCGATCGCCAGGGGCTGTCTGGGAGCTCCCGGGCCGATTTGTCTTAAAAGGGGCATGTTGCTCAACCCCACGAATCTTCCCGAATGGCACCAATTTCCCATCCAGCAGGCAGTGGCCGAAGCGGTGGGTACGGACTTCAGCTTTATCAATGACGCCAATGCGGCTGCGTTTGGTGAGTTCTGGGTTGGATCTGGCGTCGACGCCGAAAGCCTAGTTCTTCTCACGCTTGGAACCGGAGTTGGCGGTGGTATCATCTCCAGCGGAAATCTAATTAACGGCTCCAACAGTTTCGGCAGCGAGCTGGGACATGTCGTCGTCGATAGCCGTCCCGATGCGCGACTGTGCAGTTGGGGGGGCGGACGAGGACAGCTCGAGGCCTACGCCAGCGCCAGTGCCGTTGCCCTAAGGGCACGTGAGGCGGTAGCCGAGGGAGTTCAAACTTCTTTGTCGGAAATTGGCATGCAAGGAGATCCCCTGTCCGCCAAGGATGTCTACCTAGCCGCAGTTGCCGGTGATCCCTTCGCGCTGAGCCTGATCGACGATACGGCGAGATACCTGGGAATCGGCATCACTTGTGCCGTACACACCGTAGACCCTGGCTTGGTTGTATTGGGGGGGGCGATGAACTTTGGCGGGCATGAATGTGCGGTGGGAGGCCGATTCCTCCAAGGCATCAGTGACGAATTTAAGAGTCGGACGTTTGAGAACGTGTTCCACGGAACCCGCATCGCCTTCGCAAGCTTGGGTGGCGACGCTGGGTACATTGGTGCTGCAGGAATTGCTAGACAGGACTATCTTGCAACCTGA
- a CDS encoding HEAT repeat domain-containing protein, with product MSTKLFLNRLPKCPFGERSALLARWFLVAISLGGALFTPSYAEAQEAEWIWTPEHPRGLAKQGDCFFRKTIQLGRVEEATITITADDAYTLYINGREVGAGRSIQQMEQYDVTTLLGRGRNVIAVKVTNLSDGPAALAARVFIKPEGQPWLSFSTNQSWRTSIENLRGWQLVAHSEANWKPAATYGLLGVTAPWDRREDVAPERVSENQRFRVSREFAVDQILSDDVTGSLVNMAFNEFGHIVAAQEGGPLLLIYDSDHDGTFDKTREYCTLVSNIQGILPLNGDVFVTGEGPDGSGIYRLIDQDRNGALEEAKKVIGFKGEPGEHGAHGLALGPDGRIYCVLGNQVQFDGVFSAKSPLKQYYEGDLVGPRYEDPGGHARGTKAPGGTIIRMDVEGSSVELVAGGLRNAFDLVFHPSGKLFVHDSDMESDEGAVWYRPTSLFEVVEGAEFGWRSGWAKWPSYYFDRLPTELETGRGSPTGACVYDHLMFPLRYHGSLFLADWTQGQIMAVKFDANGKAQSEVFVQGQPLNVTDLAVGPDGWLYFCTGGRGTRGGIYQIRWLGTVPDSVKDLGDGIAKGIKQPQLDSAWARQEIATLKRTLGASWGDTVAGVAFSNENSAKYRLRALDLMQLFGPTPTPELLKELSSAPNEAVRAKTARLMGMHGSATQVVTLLENMLTDSDPLVQHAAGEALLRADAEVDYELLIPLLESSDRKLAWSGRKLLERVPPEQWTTKLLIHPSQRVRLQAGLALMTAAPEKARALEVVAAIEKMLTEFVSDRNFMDLLRLAQVTLHRSGLKAEEVPSLADAIAAEYPVGEPIINRELMRLLTYVNAEAVLPSAISYLQSDADLAERMHVAMHLPFFEHEWTAAERYALIKFFEETQPAEAGSSVPLYVMNVTRDLCKDLPLEEARIFVSEGAKWPNAALVSLYVYPDKLTPADLQTLRRLDQEIDRPGFEGEQFKRLRTGIVAMLSQNSDPESTAYLREIWIRSPERRQAVALGLSMQPNDENWDYLVRSLPVLESFAVPEVMDALRKVPTATNDPQALREVILHGLRMEQEGQSPASALKLLTYWTGQSPTPSSSAEDAGGEQRTLQGWQEWFAQKFPEHPEAKLPELEKSSPWNTETLDEYFASSDGRKGDRENGQAIFAKAQCASCHRMQTTGAAVGPDLTSVASRFTRKEVIESILFPSHVISDQYRSKRVLTSDGKVISGMLTENANGSVMVRDSQLVEHIIAEQDIDEIQPSKSSLMPGGLLDELSAPEIRDLMLYMGYGTAQTPQFAESPESGNLSR from the coding sequence GTGTCTACAAAGCTCTTCCTCAACCGTTTGCCCAAATGCCCCTTTGGTGAACGCTCAGCTCTACTAGCTCGTTGGTTTTTGGTGGCAATTTCTCTAGGTGGTGCACTGTTCACTCCCTCGTATGCCGAGGCGCAGGAAGCCGAGTGGATTTGGACGCCCGAACACCCGCGAGGTCTGGCCAAGCAGGGGGATTGTTTTTTCCGCAAGACAATTCAGCTGGGACGTGTTGAAGAGGCAACCATCACGATCACCGCAGACGATGCCTACACGCTCTACATTAACGGCCGAGAAGTAGGAGCGGGAAGATCCATTCAGCAGATGGAACAGTATGACGTCACTACGTTGCTCGGTCGCGGGAGGAACGTCATCGCGGTCAAAGTCACGAACCTGTCCGACGGGCCCGCCGCCCTTGCCGCTCGTGTGTTCATTAAACCCGAGGGGCAACCGTGGCTTAGTTTTTCGACCAATCAAAGTTGGCGGACGTCGATCGAAAATTTGCGAGGCTGGCAATTGGTGGCGCACTCCGAAGCCAACTGGAAGCCGGCTGCGACGTACGGTCTGTTAGGTGTGACCGCACCGTGGGATCGGCGCGAAGATGTTGCTCCAGAACGGGTCTCCGAAAATCAACGCTTCCGAGTGAGTCGTGAATTTGCGGTCGACCAGATTTTAAGCGATGACGTGACCGGCTCTCTGGTTAACATGGCTTTCAACGAATTTGGCCATATCGTAGCGGCCCAAGAGGGTGGTCCGCTGCTGTTGATTTACGACAGTGACCACGACGGCACTTTTGACAAAACACGAGAGTATTGCACTCTCGTCAGCAATATCCAGGGCATTCTGCCCCTCAATGGCGACGTTTTCGTTACCGGAGAGGGCCCGGATGGTTCCGGAATTTATCGGCTGATTGACCAAGACCGTAACGGCGCCTTGGAGGAGGCCAAGAAAGTCATTGGTTTCAAAGGGGAGCCTGGAGAACACGGCGCCCATGGATTGGCGTTGGGCCCCGATGGACGCATCTACTGCGTGCTGGGCAACCAGGTGCAATTTGATGGCGTGTTCTCGGCGAAGAGTCCTCTCAAGCAATACTATGAAGGAGATCTCGTCGGTCCACGTTACGAAGATCCGGGTGGGCATGCACGCGGTACCAAAGCGCCCGGCGGAACGATCATTCGCATGGACGTCGAAGGCAGCTCGGTGGAGTTGGTCGCAGGTGGCTTAAGAAACGCCTTCGACCTCGTTTTTCACCCCTCCGGAAAACTGTTTGTGCATGACAGCGATATGGAGTCGGATGAAGGTGCGGTGTGGTATCGCCCCACCAGCCTTTTCGAAGTCGTAGAAGGTGCCGAATTTGGTTGGCGTAGCGGCTGGGCCAAATGGCCAAGCTACTATTTCGACCGCCTGCCCACCGAACTGGAGACGGGACGCGGTTCTCCTACCGGTGCCTGCGTCTACGATCACTTGATGTTCCCGTTGCGCTACCATGGATCGCTGTTCTTAGCCGATTGGACGCAAGGCCAGATCATGGCGGTTAAATTCGACGCCAATGGAAAGGCTCAGTCGGAGGTCTTTGTACAAGGGCAGCCCTTGAACGTTACCGACCTGGCTGTCGGTCCGGATGGCTGGCTCTACTTCTGCACAGGCGGTCGCGGCACCCGCGGCGGAATCTATCAGATTCGCTGGTTGGGTACCGTGCCAGACTCGGTCAAAGATTTGGGCGATGGAATTGCCAAGGGGATCAAGCAGCCTCAGCTGGACTCGGCTTGGGCTCGGCAAGAAATCGCAACCCTCAAGCGCACACTCGGTGCCAGTTGGGGAGACACCGTGGCAGGCGTGGCGTTTAGTAATGAGAATTCGGCCAAGTACCGCTTGCGAGCCTTGGATTTGATGCAGCTCTTCGGACCGACGCCAACCCCGGAACTGCTCAAGGAACTCAGTTCCGCACCCAACGAAGCGGTTCGCGCTAAGACCGCGAGGCTGATGGGCATGCACGGAAGTGCGACGCAGGTCGTTACCCTACTTGAAAATATGTTGACCGATTCCGATCCACTCGTCCAGCATGCTGCTGGCGAGGCGTTACTCCGCGCCGATGCGGAAGTCGACTACGAGTTGCTGATACCGTTGCTCGAGAGTAGCGACCGGAAGCTGGCTTGGAGCGGTCGCAAGCTGCTCGAACGCGTACCGCCCGAGCAATGGACTACCAAGTTGCTGATTCACCCCAGCCAGCGGGTGCGTCTGCAAGCTGGTTTGGCGCTGATGACCGCCGCGCCGGAAAAGGCGCGCGCACTAGAAGTCGTAGCAGCCATTGAGAAGATGCTGACGGAGTTTGTGAGTGATCGAAACTTCATGGACCTTCTCCGTCTCGCCCAGGTGACTCTCCATCGATCGGGTTTGAAGGCCGAGGAAGTTCCCAGCCTGGCGGACGCCATCGCCGCAGAATATCCCGTGGGTGAACCGATTATCAATCGCGAGCTGATGCGGTTGCTCACTTACGTCAATGCGGAAGCGGTGCTTCCCAGCGCCATTAGCTATCTGCAATCCGATGCAGATTTGGCAGAACGGATGCACGTGGCAATGCACCTCCCATTCTTTGAACATGAGTGGACGGCTGCCGAACGGTATGCCCTGATCAAATTCTTCGAGGAAACTCAGCCAGCAGAGGCAGGTAGCAGTGTGCCGTTGTATGTCATGAATGTAACGCGCGACCTCTGCAAAGACCTGCCGCTTGAAGAAGCCAGAATCTTCGTGTCTGAAGGGGCCAAGTGGCCGAATGCGGCTCTGGTGTCTCTCTATGTCTACCCTGACAAGCTAACGCCCGCCGATCTGCAAACACTCCGTCGGCTTGATCAAGAGATTGACCGACCTGGTTTTGAAGGCGAACAATTCAAGCGACTACGAACCGGTATCGTGGCGATGCTCTCTCAAAACTCGGACCCCGAGTCCACCGCTTATCTGCGAGAAATCTGGATTCGAAGTCCAGAGCGACGGCAAGCAGTCGCGCTCGGGCTGTCGATGCAACCCAACGATGAAAACTGGGATTATCTAGTGCGTAGTCTTCCGGTGCTCGAATCGTTTGCGGTTCCTGAAGTCATGGATGCGCTGCGTAAGGTCCCCACGGCGACGAACGATCCACAGGCATTGCGGGAAGTCATCCTGCATGGGCTTCGCATGGAGCAAGAGGGGCAATCGCCCGCGTCCGCACTCAAGCTGCTGACCTATTGGACGGGACAATCCCCAACCCCTTCCAGTTCAGCGGAGGACGCAGGTGGCGAACAACGCACCCTGCAGGGCTGGCAGGAATGGTTTGCCCAGAAATTTCCAGAACATCCGGAAGCCAAGCTGCCGGAACTTGAAAAGAGCTCGCCGTGGAATACGGAAACCTTGGATGAGTATTTTGCCTCGAGCGACGGTCGCAAGGGGGATCGGGAGAATGGACAAGCTATCTTTGCCAAGGCTCAATGTGCGAGTTGCCACCGCATGCAGACAACCGGGGCCGCTGTTGGACCTGATTTAACGAGCGTGGCCAGTCGCTTTACGCGAAAGGAAGTGATCGAGTCGATTCTCTTCCCGTCGCACGTCATCAGCGATCAGTACCGATCAAAACGGGTACTCACCAGCGATGGTAAAGTAATTAGCGGAATGTTGACGGAGAATGCAAACGGTTCCGTTATGGTTCGCGATTCACAATTGGTTGAGCACATTATCGCTGAACAGGATATTGATGAAATTCAACCCAGCAAATCCTCCTTGATGCCAGGTGGATTGCTGGATGAACTCTCTGCACCGGAGATCCGGGATCTCATGCTCTACATGGGCTACGGGACCGCCCAGACGCCACAGTTCGCAGAATCCCCCGAGTCGGGGAACTTGTCGCGGTAG
- the gluQRS gene encoding tRNA glutamyl-Q(34) synthetase GluQRS, producing MDSQTGGEVVANSAATAVVGRLAPSPTGALHLGNARSFLLAWLSVRQQAGTLLLRIEDIDSPRVKSWAIQSTIDDLKWLGLDWDYGPDQGADVFHAPLIQTQRMERYQAVLTQLREQHCLYPCTCTRSEIAEAASAPHESQLEGPVYPGTCRLDSLGERVSQTLTVPPVDANFAWRWAFDDAPQTWTDCVRGTVTAHPASQLGDFVIAKGNGTPAYQLAVVIDDHDMGVTEVVRGDDLVFSTFRQLAILKQLGWTAPRYAHVPLIVGPDGRRLAKRHGDTRIATLRTLGITPEAIVGYLAWSVGLLQELMPLHPNELLGCLTWQSIVSQPTVFDLSRELPILRRLKRGGKRPALGDVDGV from the coding sequence ATGGATTCGCAAACCGGCGGCGAAGTAGTCGCGAACTCGGCTGCTACCGCAGTCGTAGGACGCTTGGCTCCGTCCCCCACGGGGGCCTTGCACTTAGGGAACGCAAGATCCTTCCTCCTAGCCTGGCTTTCGGTGCGGCAACAAGCGGGAACTCTATTGCTGCGGATCGAAGATATCGATTCTCCGCGTGTTAAGTCTTGGGCTATTCAAAGCACTATCGACGATCTGAAATGGTTGGGGCTGGATTGGGACTATGGGCCAGACCAGGGAGCGGATGTCTTTCACGCTCCACTGATCCAAACGCAGCGGATGGAACGCTACCAGGCCGTCCTCACTCAACTTCGGGAGCAGCATTGCCTCTATCCGTGTACCTGCACGCGCAGTGAAATAGCTGAGGCTGCGAGTGCGCCCCATGAATCCCAACTTGAGGGCCCCGTCTACCCTGGTACCTGTCGTCTCGACAGCTTGGGCGAGCGGGTGTCTCAAACTCTGACCGTCCCGCCAGTTGATGCCAATTTTGCCTGGCGGTGGGCCTTCGACGATGCGCCCCAGACCTGGACGGATTGCGTGCGCGGTACTGTTACAGCGCATCCAGCCTCGCAGTTGGGGGACTTCGTGATCGCCAAGGGGAATGGAACGCCCGCTTACCAGCTAGCGGTGGTGATCGATGACCACGATATGGGCGTGACAGAAGTGGTCCGCGGAGACGACTTGGTTTTCAGCACCTTTCGCCAACTTGCCATATTGAAGCAATTGGGCTGGACGGCCCCACGCTACGCACACGTTCCGCTCATCGTCGGACCCGACGGTCGTCGACTCGCCAAACGCCACGGTGACACGCGGATAGCCACGCTGAGAACGCTAGGGATAACTCCGGAAGCGATTGTGGGTTACTTGGCCTGGTCGGTTGGATTGCTCCAAGAACTCATGCCGCTGCATCCCAACGAGCTCTTGGGATGTCTCACCTGGCAATCGATAGTGTCGCAGCCAACGGTGTTTGATCTCTCCAGGGAGCTTCCCATCTTACGTCGGCTGAAGCGTGGAGGGAAACGCCCTGCGCTTGGCGACGTGGATGGAGTTTAG
- a CDS encoding extracellular solute-binding protein, producing MRLVAGLWGVMLVFSGCVQRSENAVVIYSAADREYAKPILAAFERRQPGMELAAQYDIESTKTVGLVTRLESEASRPRCDVFWNNEIMHTLRLQKAGLLQSVRWDVPGNWPQTMKADDGTWLGFAARARIIMLNQDMFPEGVERPQSFADLASPKWQGKCAVALPLFGTTATHFTVLDQLLGKERAQELFANIKQNAVVLSGNKQVAQAVSSGAVAWGITDTDDALVELDAGLPVEIVYPDQAPAELGTLRIPNTIAVLKGAPHPVAAVALANYLVSEDTEGRLAMGPSGQFPVRPGHPQLSRAQGPDTVRWMDADFSAAAGRWPSLSDELRQLFQAD from the coding sequence ATGCGTTTAGTTGCAGGGCTTTGGGGGGTGATGTTGGTGTTTTCTGGCTGTGTGCAACGCAGCGAAAACGCCGTGGTTATCTATTCAGCCGCCGATCGAGAATATGCAAAGCCGATTTTGGCCGCCTTTGAACGGCGTCAGCCAGGCATGGAGCTCGCCGCCCAATACGACATCGAATCGACTAAAACCGTCGGGCTGGTCACACGCTTGGAATCCGAGGCTTCCCGTCCTCGCTGCGATGTGTTCTGGAATAACGAGATCATGCATACGCTGCGTCTGCAGAAGGCAGGGTTGCTGCAGAGTGTGCGGTGGGATGTACCTGGTAATTGGCCGCAGACCATGAAGGCCGACGACGGTACTTGGCTCGGTTTTGCCGCCAGAGCCCGCATCATTATGCTGAACCAAGACATGTTTCCGGAGGGGGTGGAACGTCCACAATCGTTTGCGGATTTAGCGTCCCCGAAGTGGCAAGGGAAATGTGCCGTGGCGCTCCCTCTGTTCGGTACAACGGCCACGCATTTCACCGTCCTTGACCAGTTGCTAGGCAAGGAACGAGCACAAGAGCTATTTGCAAACATCAAGCAAAACGCGGTGGTGCTGTCGGGCAACAAGCAGGTCGCCCAGGCTGTTTCTTCGGGGGCCGTGGCTTGGGGTATCACCGATACCGATGATGCTTTAGTCGAACTTGACGCAGGACTGCCTGTGGAAATTGTCTACCCCGACCAGGCGCCTGCGGAACTGGGAACGCTCCGGATTCCCAACACCATTGCCGTGCTCAAAGGAGCACCTCATCCGGTTGCAGCCGTCGCGCTTGCCAACTACTTGGTGTCGGAGGATACCGAGGGGCGCTTAGCGATGGGGCCGAGCGGGCAATTTCCGGTTCGCCCTGGACATCCTCAGTTGTCCCGGGCACAAGGCCCCGATACCGTGCGGTGGATGGACGCAGATTTTTCGGCAGCCGCCGGACGTTGGCCGAGTCTGTCGGATGAGCTGCGGCAGCTATTTCAAGCGGATTGA
- a CDS encoding peptidylprolyl isomerase produces MNASKSTLWCVLLLVAHNVTFSTLLPGWGNRILAQTESAAPSASTEEIAPDESPIEPESPEFRTASKELLEHLKVMREIIVRYNVSTNKPQDDELREKWLELTPRAHELHAKMIDAALAEYLSDPAGKAAIAGMLRRFVLRNIEVERYEGVLDVALALIENGDQGELEKTQVVLTAIAVNRYDVALNFVEQILASLTSKEQAEEKTHYLRMRERIEHMSANWERELKLRAEDAAGEPLPRVLIRTPKGTMEIELFENQAPGNVANFISLVERGFFDGLLFHKVVEKVGIQTGCPLNDGTGDDGYHIYGESNRPDARSFFRGYLGMALAGGDIDTASTQFFINTLPSDVLGETYTAFGRVIKGFETMSDLTKINPDSEDEEKKNAGAIPDPILSIEVLYKRDHEYVPNKVEH; encoded by the coding sequence ATGAATGCTTCGAAATCCACTCTCTGGTGCGTGCTGCTACTGGTCGCCCACAATGTGACTTTCAGCACCCTTCTTCCCGGGTGGGGAAATCGGATACTCGCGCAGACCGAATCGGCTGCTCCGTCAGCGTCTACCGAGGAGATCGCACCGGATGAGTCCCCGATTGAACCGGAAAGCCCAGAGTTCCGCACGGCTTCGAAAGAGCTGCTAGAGCATTTGAAAGTGATGCGCGAAATCATTGTGCGCTATAATGTCAGCACGAATAAGCCGCAGGATGATGAGCTCCGCGAAAAATGGCTTGAATTGACACCGCGAGCACACGAGTTGCACGCCAAAATGATTGATGCAGCGTTGGCGGAGTATCTTAGCGATCCCGCCGGTAAAGCGGCCATTGCTGGAATGCTGCGGCGCTTTGTGCTTCGCAATATTGAGGTCGAACGGTACGAGGGCGTCCTAGATGTGGCGCTTGCCTTGATTGAGAATGGCGATCAGGGAGAACTGGAGAAGACCCAGGTCGTGTTAACCGCCATCGCAGTGAATCGCTATGACGTTGCACTCAATTTCGTTGAACAAATCTTGGCGTCTCTGACCAGTAAGGAACAGGCCGAGGAGAAGACGCACTACCTCCGCATGCGTGAGCGGATCGAACATATGTCAGCCAACTGGGAGCGAGAGCTCAAGTTGCGCGCTGAGGATGCTGCCGGGGAACCCTTGCCGCGCGTGCTCATTCGTACGCCCAAGGGGACGATGGAAATCGAGCTGTTTGAGAATCAGGCGCCGGGTAATGTTGCCAATTTCATCTCTTTGGTGGAACGTGGGTTTTTCGATGGTTTGCTATTCCACAAAGTGGTGGAGAAGGTTGGTATCCAGACCGGATGCCCGCTCAACGATGGTACTGGGGACGATGGTTACCACATCTACGGAGAATCTAATCGACCCGATGCACGGTCTTTCTTCCGCGGTTACCTCGGGATGGCATTGGCCGGTGGGGACATCGACACTGCCAGTACTCAGTTTTTCATCAATACGTTACCCTCCGATGTCCTGGGGGAAACCTACACTGCCTTTGGACGCGTCATCAAGGGCTTTGAGACGATGAGTGACTTGACCAAGATCAACCCTGATAGTGAAGACGAAGAGAAGAAGAATGCGGGTGCAATTCCAGACCCCATCCTATCGATTGAGGTACTCTACAAACGGGATCACGAATACGTGCCGAACAAAGTGGAGCACTAG
- a CDS encoding RsmD family RNA methyltransferase, whose amino-acid sequence MARKKSRTPHDIETFPSRRPKQVKPKLVPTRLRIVAGSMGGRKITYNGDPATRPMKEKTREAVFSLLGGYLYNTQALDLFGGTGILGFEAISRGAERATILELTRPAIASILANMRDLQLEELVDVHNVDTLRWLRSIPLNTASWPELPWIVFCCPPYRMWTSDSERLAAGIQELYDLSPVGSQFICEAEVPFDLPAAIPGMEWDIRTYLPAIVGLCVKQ is encoded by the coding sequence ATGGCGAGAAAAAAGTCGCGTACCCCGCACGATATCGAAACATTCCCGAGCCGTCGTCCCAAGCAAGTCAAACCGAAACTGGTACCCACCCGACTGCGCATCGTAGCGGGAAGTATGGGAGGACGAAAAATCACCTACAACGGTGATCCGGCCACTCGTCCCATGAAAGAGAAAACGCGGGAAGCGGTCTTTAGTCTACTGGGAGGCTATCTCTACAACACCCAAGCCCTCGATCTCTTTGGCGGTACTGGTATCCTCGGTTTTGAGGCGATCAGCCGAGGAGCCGAAAGAGCGACGATCCTGGAGTTGACCAGACCGGCCATCGCGTCGATTCTGGCCAATATGCGGGATCTCCAGCTGGAGGAACTGGTCGACGTCCACAACGTGGACACCCTTCGCTGGCTACGCAGTATTCCGCTGAACACGGCTAGCTGGCCCGAGCTGCCTTGGATCGTATTCTGCTGCCCGCCGTATCGCATGTGGACTTCCGATTCGGAGCGTCTCGCCGCCGGCATCCAAGAGCTTTACGATCTAAGTCCGGTCGGCAGCCAGTTTATTTGCGAAGCCGAAGTCCCCTTCGATTTACCAGCCGCTATACCTGGTATGGAGTGGGACATCCGCACGTATCTCCCCGCAATCGTCGGACTCTGCGTCAAGCAGTGA
- the lepA gene encoding translation elongation factor 4 gives MSEIDISHVRNFCIIAHIDHGKSTLADRLLEKTGTVAMREMRAQLLDGMELERSRGITIKAKAVTLRTMYKGEEYELNLIDTPGHVDFQYEVSRSLTCCEGALLLVDAFQGVEAQTMANAYAAMEHELAIIPVINKIDLSYARVDEVVEEMEQSLGIDGNDVVKCSAKAGIGIDELLAAIIERIPPPSGNVSAPLQGMVFDSHYDDFRGAISYTRLMAGTVETGQKIRLARADAVYEVIELGQFVPKRRPTKRLRAGQVGYMICNIKSLKDVHIGDTIVSTGADAAPALEGYAQPKRMVYCGLFPSDGQDFKELREALEKLSINDPSFEFVAETSDALGFGFRCGFLGLLHMEIVQQRLEEECNVDLVQTAPNVTYRILDKRGVEHELHKPQDVPDSGEIEEFRQPIVRVNFVVPNDQIGVVMKLSQDRRGVQQSTEYISPTRAMITYDLPLAEVIYDLHDKLKSATRGYGTMDYELIGYEPADLVRMDILVNGNNVDALSVICDRRDADRRGRAVVKKLKDEIDRHMFEVAVQAAIGSRIIARETKPAMRKNVTAKCYGGDISRKKKLWAKQKEGKKRMKSIGSVDIPQKAFMAILETGADN, from the coding sequence ATTAGCGAGATTGACATTTCCCATGTTCGCAACTTTTGCATCATTGCGCATATCGATCATGGTAAAAGCACATTGGCAGACCGCCTGTTGGAAAAAACGGGAACCGTGGCTATGCGCGAAATGCGCGCCCAGCTGTTGGATGGAATGGAGCTGGAGCGTTCGCGTGGTATTACCATCAAAGCCAAAGCGGTTACCTTGCGAACGATGTACAAGGGCGAAGAATATGAATTGAATTTGATCGACACTCCTGGTCACGTCGATTTTCAATACGAAGTCTCCCGCAGTCTAACCTGCTGTGAAGGTGCTCTGCTGCTCGTCGACGCGTTTCAGGGAGTAGAGGCCCAAACGATGGCCAATGCCTACGCCGCGATGGAGCACGAACTGGCGATCATTCCCGTGATCAACAAAATTGACCTCTCCTATGCGAGGGTCGATGAGGTTGTCGAAGAAATGGAGCAGTCGCTCGGCATCGACGGAAACGATGTAGTGAAGTGCAGCGCCAAGGCTGGGATCGGCATCGACGAACTCTTGGCTGCAATCATTGAACGGATTCCGCCACCGAGCGGAAACGTTTCGGCGCCGCTGCAGGGCATGGTCTTTGATTCGCACTACGATGACTTTCGTGGAGCCATTTCGTACACGCGGCTAATGGCAGGCACCGTTGAAACAGGGCAGAAGATCCGTTTGGCACGCGCGGATGCTGTGTACGAAGTGATCGAGCTCGGACAATTCGTCCCCAAGCGGCGTCCCACCAAGCGTTTGCGCGCTGGCCAAGTCGGCTACATGATCTGCAACATCAAATCACTCAAAGATGTGCACATTGGTGACACTATTGTCTCCACCGGGGCCGATGCGGCTCCAGCGCTCGAGGGCTACGCGCAGCCTAAGCGGATGGTGTACTGCGGACTGTTTCCGAGTGATGGCCAAGATTTTAAAGAATTGCGCGAAGCTTTGGAGAAGCTGAGTATCAACGATCCCAGCTTTGAATTTGTGGCAGAGACAAGCGACGCGTTAGGCTTTGGATTTCGCTGCGGCTTCCTGGGCCTGCTGCACATGGAAATTGTGCAACAGCGATTGGAGGAAGAATGCAATGTCGATTTAGTGCAGACCGCTCCCAACGTGACCTATCGCATCTTGGATAAGCGAGGTGTTGAGCACGAATTGCACAAACCTCAAGATGTTCCCGATTCCGGTGAGATCGAAGAGTTTCGTCAGCCGATCGTGAGAGTCAACTTTGTGGTTCCCAACGATCAAATTGGTGTAGTCATGAAGCTTTCGCAGGATCGACGCGGTGTACAGCAATCCACCGAGTACATTTCCCCCACACGCGCCATGATCACCTACGATCTTCCCTTGGCGGAAGTCATCTACGATCTGCACGACAAACTCAAGAGTGCGACGCGTGGTTATGGGACGATGGACTATGAGTTGATCGGTTACGAGCCTGCGGACCTAGTTCGGATGGATATCCTCGTGAACGGAAATAACGTGGATGCGTTGAGTGTGATCTGTGATCGTCGCGATGCTGATCGTCGCGGTCGCGCCGTGGTTAAAAAGCTCAAGGACGAGATCGATCGGCACATGTTCGAAGTGGCCGTTCAAGCTGCCATCGGTTCGCGCATCATCGCGCGAGAAACGAAGCCAGCGATGCGTAAGAACGTTACCGCCAAGTGCTATGGTGGGGACATCAGCCGCAAGAAAAAACTATGGGCTAAGCAGAAAGAGGGAAAGAAGCGGATGAAATCGATCGGCTCCGTGGATATCCCACAGAAAGCATTCATGGCCATTCTGGAAACCGGCGCGGATAACTAG